The proteins below come from a single Flavobacterium lindanitolerans genomic window:
- a CDS encoding cation:proton antiporter: MNELENTAAASHHLYPLISDLGLILMTAGVAILLFKKIRQPLVLGYLIAGFLAGPYFTLFPSVKDVQNVEVWAEIGVIILLFSLGLEFSFKKLMKVGGTASITALVQIFSMVFLGYWCGQLMGWSSMDSIFLGVILSISSTTIILRAFDELGVKGQKFAGIVFGALIVEDIVAILMMVLLSTIAVSQQFSGMELFESVLKLLFFLILWFVGGIFFIPTLLKKAKNLLSDETLLIVSLALCLMMVILATMAGFSPALGAFIMGSIIAETTKAERIEHLVKPVKDLFGAVFFVSVGMLINPSTLAEYAVPVIIITLLTVFGKTLSSTIGTLISGQPLKQSVQTGMSLAQIGEFSFIIATLGMTLGVTSNFLYPIVVAVSAISTFTTPFMIKLSIPVSNMLERKLPKKWIKAIDSYSSSSQTIKATSNWVLFLRSSIIQIIIYSVIIIAIILLSSRVVLPLVNGSQWANVAIAVLTLLCISPFLWALSFRKVAPTAYEELKRERKFLGPIKIVNIIRILFTLFFIGLLLNSFFSNFIAFTALVIFAVAYMVFPKKLQTLYDRIENRFMQNLNDRENTEASKSKRELSPWDAHMTTFEISAESNIVGKPLHQLELREKIGINIAAIKRGNITINVPNRNEQIYPNDILYVIGTDRQIEKFKTYLQQSFVAVPENNSETVLKNFELKNEDFIGKTIRESQLREKTDGLVVGIEREGRRMMNPESHVVLERNDIIWIVGDKKKMNSITLNAS, encoded by the coding sequence ATGAATGAATTAGAAAATACGGCAGCAGCCTCACATCACCTTTATCCACTTATAAGTGATTTGGGACTAATTCTTATGACTGCCGGTGTTGCCATTTTACTTTTTAAGAAAATCAGACAACCTTTAGTTCTTGGATATTTAATTGCGGGATTTCTTGCGGGCCCTTATTTTACGTTATTCCCTTCTGTAAAAGACGTACAAAACGTTGAAGTCTGGGCAGAAATCGGGGTTATTATATTGCTTTTCAGCCTGGGTCTCGAATTTAGCTTTAAGAAATTGATGAAAGTGGGCGGAACAGCCTCCATTACTGCTCTGGTACAAATTTTCTCTATGGTATTTTTGGGATATTGGTGCGGTCAGCTCATGGGCTGGTCTTCTATGGACAGTATCTTTTTGGGTGTTATTCTCTCCATTTCGTCAACTACTATCATACTTCGGGCTTTTGATGAATTGGGTGTAAAAGGCCAGAAATTTGCCGGCATTGTTTTTGGCGCGCTGATTGTTGAAGATATTGTAGCTATCCTGATGATGGTTCTGCTTTCAACCATTGCCGTGAGTCAGCAATTTTCAGGAATGGAACTTTTTGAATCAGTATTAAAACTTTTGTTTTTCCTTATACTATGGTTTGTAGGCGGTATCTTTTTCATTCCTACCTTACTAAAAAAGGCTAAGAATCTTTTAAGCGATGAAACCCTGTTGATTGTTTCATTAGCTTTATGCCTTATGATGGTAATTCTGGCTACTATGGCCGGTTTTTCACCTGCTTTGGGTGCTTTTATTATGGGTTCTATTATTGCTGAAACCACCAAAGCGGAACGCATTGAACACCTCGTTAAACCTGTAAAAGACCTTTTTGGAGCCGTTTTCTTCGTATCTGTAGGAATGCTTATCAATCCTAGTACATTGGCAGAATATGCCGTTCCGGTAATTATTATCACCTTGCTGACCGTTTTTGGAAAAACTTTAAGTTCCACTATCGGAACCCTTATTTCCGGACAGCCCTTAAAACAGTCTGTACAAACCGGGATGAGTTTAGCTCAAATTGGTGAGTTTTCGTTTATCATTGCTACTTTAGGGATGACATTAGGCGTAACCAGCAATTTCCTTTATCCTATTGTAGTTGCCGTTTCTGCCATATCGACATTTACGACTCCTTTTATGATTAAGCTTTCTATTCCGGTTTCCAATATGCTGGAAAGAAAACTCCCTAAAAAATGGATTAAGGCAATCGACAGCTACAGTTCCAGTTCGCAAACTATAAAAGCCACAAGCAACTGGGTTTTATTTTTAAGATCCAGCATCATTCAGATTATCATCTATTCTGTAATTATAATTGCCATTATTCTGCTTTCTTCAAGAGTAGTACTTCCTCTTGTAAACGGTTCGCAATGGGCTAATGTCGCGATAGCAGTATTAACGCTTTTGTGCATTTCGCCTTTCTTATGGGCCTTGTCGTTCAGAAAAGTTGCGCCTACCGCTTATGAGGAATTAAAGCGGGAAAGGAAATTTTTAGGACCAATAAAAATTGTCAATATTATCCGAATACTGTTTACCCTGTTTTTTATTGGATTATTGCTCAACAGTTTCTTTTCTAATTTCATTGCCTTTACTGCTTTGGTTATTTTTGCCGTGGCTTATATGGTTTTCCCTAAAAAGCTGCAAACATTATATGACCGAATCGAAAACCGATTTATGCAGAATCTTAACGACCGGGAAAATACGGAAGCTTCAAAAAGCAAGCGGGAGCTTTCTCCCTGGGATGCGCACATGACTACTTTTGAAATCAGTGCCGAATCCAATATTGTTGGGAAACCGCTACACCAGCTGGAACTCCGTGAAAAGATAGGAATCAATATTGCGGCAATCAAACGCGGAAATATTACAATTAATGTTCCTAACCGAAATGAGCAGATTTATCCAAATGATATTCTCTATGTCATAGGAACAGACCGACAGATAGAGAAATTCAAGACCTATCTGCAGCAGAGTTTTGTGGCAGTTCCTGAAAACAATTCTGAAACTGTCCTGAAAAATTTCGAATTGAAAAACGAAGATTTTATTGGCAAAACCATCCGCGAATCACAGCTTAGAGAAAAAACAGATGGCCTGGTCGTGGGAATTGAACGGGAAGGCCGCCGAATGATGAATCCGGAATCCCACGTCGTACTTGAAAGAAACGACATTATCTGGATTGTAGGCGATAAGAAAAAAATGAATTCTATTACACTAAATGCTTCTTAA
- a CDS encoding septal ring lytic transglycosylase RlpA family protein, with translation MKYKTTILLLAFIALVFSSGFSIQDRNFQKTPPEKTQAFQDSVKKVAIEDSLKLAESKKYKLHKKNAHASYYADKFTGRRTASGKIFDNKKYTAAHRKFPFGTKLRITNEANGKSVIVEVTDRGPFTKGKEIDLTKKAFMDIASSRYGGHLKVTIEIVQ, from the coding sequence ATGAAGTATAAGACTACCATTCTGTTGCTGGCCTTTATTGCTTTGGTCTTTTCGAGCGGTTTTTCCATACAGGATAGAAATTTTCAAAAAACACCCCCGGAAAAAACCCAGGCATTTCAGGATTCGGTAAAGAAAGTTGCAATAGAAGATAGCTTAAAATTAGCAGAATCAAAAAAATATAAACTCCATAAGAAAAATGCCCATGCATCTTATTATGCGGACAAATTTACAGGACGGCGCACAGCAAGCGGAAAAATTTTTGACAATAAGAAATATACCGCAGCCCATAGAAAATTTCCTTTTGGAACCAAGCTCCGTATAACAAATGAAGCCAATGGAAAATCGGTTATTGTAGAAGTGACAGACCGGGGCCCGTTTACCAAAGGAAAAGAAATTGACCTTACCAAAAAAGCCTTTATGGACATTGCTTCTTCCCGATACGGAGGTCATTTGAAAGTAACTATTGAAATTGTACAGTAA
- a CDS encoding septal ring lytic transglycosylase RlpA family protein, translating into MKARIFLFIGVLGSLLASCSSAKSVSGKVYKKNVHASYYADKFNGRKTASGEKFHNSNYTAAHKKLPFGTKVKVTNIANEKSVLVEINDRGPFVPGREIDLTKKAFMEIADNKNHGSLRVNIEIIN; encoded by the coding sequence ATGAAAGCCCGGATATTTTTATTTATCGGAGTACTTGGAAGCCTGCTGGCAAGCTGCTCGTCAGCCAAATCGGTATCCGGAAAAGTATATAAGAAGAATGTCCATGCTTCCTATTATGCCGACAAATTCAACGGGAGAAAAACAGCAAGTGGGGAAAAATTCCACAATAGCAATTATACAGCCGCCCATAAAAAACTGCCATTCGGAACAAAAGTCAAAGTAACCAATATAGCCAATGAAAAATCGGTTTTGGTTGAAATAAACGATAGGGGGCCATTTGTACCGGGCAGGGAAATCGACCTCACTAAAAAAGCCTTTATGGAAATTGCAGACAATAAAAATCACGGTTCATTAAGAGTGAACATTGAAATTATAAACTAA
- a CDS encoding GbsR/MarR family transcriptional regulator, whose translation MTDIAKEREGLVEMFGVHFEKYWNFSPLSGRILGCLIVWNDAKGLTFDDLVSTLGASKSSVSTNLNLLLKIGKIEYYTFPGDRKKYYRPSSFGDRMQNHLQMVLDEKKMVERMIDYRKKTVSDGDCANLELIKIYQEHILEFEKFLNKTIQKLEKVENK comes from the coding sequence ATGACAGACATAGCGAAAGAAAGAGAAGGATTGGTGGAGATGTTTGGTGTTCATTTTGAAAAGTATTGGAACTTTTCACCTTTGTCAGGACGAATATTAGGTTGCCTTATTGTTTGGAATGACGCCAAAGGATTGACGTTTGACGATTTAGTTTCCACACTTGGAGCCAGCAAAAGTTCGGTTTCTACCAATTTAAATCTGTTACTGAAGATAGGAAAAATAGAATATTATACTTTTCCTGGTGACAGAAAGAAATATTACAGACCGTCTTCTTTTGGCGACAGGATGCAAAACCACCTGCAGATGGTTCTGGACGAAAAGAAAATGGTGGAAAGAATGATAGATTACCGAAAAAAGACAGTGAGTGACGGCGACTGTGCCAATTTGGAACTAATTAAGATTTATCAGGAACACATCCTGGAATTTGAAAAATTTTTAAATAAAACGATTCAGAAGTTAGAAAAAGTAGAGAACAAATAA
- a CDS encoding efflux RND transporter periplasmic adaptor subunit, whose translation MKNKSLFSIVIAIITLYSCGKKEQQMPPQGPMPFPVQAVAKQDAVVYQEYTANLEGQQNVEIRPKVNGFIQKIFVDEGQVVRKGQLLFKLETQTQNEDASAAKAAVQAAQVEVDRLKPLVDRKIISNVQLETAKAKLAQAKASYGAIAANIGFATITSPVDGVIGGLPFREGSLVSSTSEMPLTTVSDTRVIRAYFSMNEKQLLFFNKTFKGATTAEKLKSAPEVSLLLVDNTEYDQKGRLATMNGLVNPQTGTTQFRAEFKNPEGILRSGSSGIIRLPIDEKNVMLVPQNAVFEVQGKQMVYVVGKDNKVKSRIIETKGTSGLNFIVSGGLEEGELIVVEGASKLKDDMEIVPQQGKPEAAAPAENTAAKDAAKTTTPSAKK comes from the coding sequence ATGAAGAATAAATCACTATTCAGTATTGTAATCGCAATAATTACACTTTACTCTTGCGGTAAAAAAGAACAGCAGATGCCTCCTCAGGGACCAATGCCGTTTCCGGTACAGGCTGTTGCGAAACAGGATGCGGTTGTTTATCAGGAATATACAGCCAATCTTGAGGGACAACAGAATGTCGAAATCCGTCCAAAAGTTAACGGATTTATCCAAAAAATATTTGTTGACGAAGGACAGGTTGTCAGAAAAGGACAATTGTTATTCAAATTAGAAACCCAAACTCAAAACGAGGATGCTTCAGCAGCAAAGGCAGCCGTACAGGCAGCTCAGGTTGAAGTAGACCGATTGAAGCCGCTTGTTGACAGAAAAATCATCAGCAACGTACAGTTGGAAACGGCCAAAGCTAAGTTAGCGCAGGCTAAAGCTTCTTATGGAGCTATTGCTGCCAACATAGGTTTTGCAACAATCACATCGCCCGTTGATGGGGTAATTGGCGGCCTTCCATTCAGAGAAGGTAGTTTAGTTAGCTCAACCAGTGAAATGCCTTTGACAACCGTTTCTGATACGAGAGTTATCCGTGCCTATTTCTCAATGAATGAGAAACAACTTTTGTTTTTCAACAAAACCTTTAAAGGAGCGACAACGGCAGAAAAGCTGAAATCAGCTCCGGAAGTTTCCCTGCTTTTGGTTGACAATACAGAATACGACCAAAAAGGAAGATTGGCAACAATGAATGGATTGGTTAATCCACAAACAGGAACAACGCAGTTCAGAGCCGAATTCAAAAATCCGGAAGGAATCCTTAGAAGCGGTAGCAGTGGTATCATTCGTTTGCCAATTGATGAGAAAAACGTAATGCTTGTGCCACAGAATGCCGTATTTGAAGTACAGGGAAAACAGATGGTTTATGTAGTTGGAAAAGACAACAAGGTAAAATCAAGAATCATTGAGACAAAAGGAACATCAGGATTGAATTTCATCGTGAGCGGAGGACTTGAAGAAGGCGAGTTAATCGTAGTCGAAGGGGCTTCTAAATTAAAAGACGATATGGAAATCGTGCCACAGCAAGGAAAACCGGAAGCTGCGGCTCCGGCAGAAAATACTGCGGCAAAAGATGCTGCAAAAACAACTACACCATCAGCTAAAAAATAA
- a CDS encoding efflux RND transporter permease subunit — translation MLKTFIERPVLSTVISILITILGILGLMSLPIEQYPEIAPPTVQVNATYTGANAETVLNSVVTPLEEEINGVEGMTYMTSSAANDGSAKISVYFELGVDPDIAAVNVQNRVSRATSKLPQAVVQTGVTTLKSQTSALMFFALYSKNKQFDETYIQNYAKINLVPKLQRVKGVGQVNVFGAKDYSMRIWIDPEKMATYGVLPKDIQAALQEQNVEAAPGKFGENADGVYEYVIKYKGRLSVIEDYENIVIKSTGNGNFLHLKDVATVELGGFNYGTKNIAMGQEGVAVGVFQTSGSNAQDIITEVMSILEETKPDFPQGVDYVIPYNTKTFLDASISKVISTLVEAFILVFIVVFLFLQDFRSTLIPAIAVPVAIIGTFFFLQLFGFSINMLTLFAMILAIGIVVDDAIVVVEAVHAKLDEGAKSGKEATLSAMSEISGAIVSITLVMSAVFIPVSFLSGPSGVFYQQFAITLAISILISAVNALTLSPALCALFLKPHKDSDHHKKNLKDRFFLAFNTGFNKMNEKYTGSLRFLVRKRWVTGVALLVFCGITYFLFQSTPSGFIPNEDRGIIMADLTLPPGTTLEKTQKAVNELDSILASMDIVEARMSVVGFSLLNNVNGGSYAFTVIKLKDWAYRKEANQQVDAVVGELFGRTAHFKDARALFFTPPSVQGFGTADGFEFKIQDKGDDDWATVSKVSNEFLGELMKRPEIQYAMTNFNPNFPQYQMDINVERAKDAGVSISDIFNTMQGYYGGLYTTDFNKFGKQYRVMIQAKPSDRATEESINNIYVRNANNQQVAISQFIDFKRIYGPEAVARFNMLKAVNVNGKAKPGYSSGDAIKAIQEVAAQHLPKSYTYEFSGMTREEILAGSQAAGVFLLSLIFVYFLLSAQYESYLVPLSVLLSLPVGIAGAIGFVKLAGLENNIYFQVALIMLIGLLAKNAILIVEFAIQRRRHGMDLMQAAIEGAKARLRPILMTSLAFIFGLLPLALASGVGAVGNRSIGMGAVGGMLIGTVFGVFVIPVLFVIFQSLQERISGKPFEEKESDVILLNEEYEE, via the coding sequence ATGTTAAAGACATTTATAGAAAGACCGGTTCTTTCGACCGTAATATCGATCCTGATTACCATTTTAGGAATCCTGGGATTGATGTCCCTGCCGATAGAACAATATCCTGAAATCGCCCCACCGACGGTTCAGGTTAATGCGACCTATACTGGAGCGAATGCCGAAACGGTATTGAACAGTGTTGTGACGCCACTAGAAGAAGAAATCAACGGAGTAGAAGGAATGACCTATATGACGTCTTCTGCTGCGAATGACGGTTCAGCAAAAATTTCAGTTTACTTTGAACTTGGGGTTGACCCGGACATTGCTGCCGTAAACGTTCAGAATAGGGTTTCCCGTGCTACCAGCAAATTGCCTCAGGCTGTTGTTCAGACAGGGGTTACCACGCTAAAAAGCCAAACCAGTGCCTTGATGTTCTTTGCGCTTTATTCTAAAAATAAGCAATTCGACGAAACGTATATCCAGAACTATGCTAAAATCAACCTGGTTCCAAAACTGCAACGTGTAAAAGGTGTTGGACAGGTTAACGTTTTCGGAGCAAAAGATTACTCAATGAGAATCTGGATTGATCCGGAGAAAATGGCAACTTATGGCGTATTGCCAAAAGATATTCAGGCAGCGCTACAAGAGCAAAACGTAGAAGCAGCACCGGGTAAATTTGGTGAAAATGCAGATGGAGTTTATGAATATGTAATCAAATACAAAGGAAGACTTTCTGTAATTGAAGATTATGAAAACATCGTAATCAAGTCTACAGGAAACGGAAACTTCCTTCACCTGAAAGATGTGGCCACCGTAGAATTGGGAGGCTTCAACTATGGTACCAAAAACATTGCTATGGGGCAGGAAGGTGTTGCCGTAGGGGTGTTCCAGACATCGGGTTCCAATGCACAGGATATCATCACAGAAGTAATGTCGATTTTGGAAGAAACAAAACCTGATTTCCCTCAGGGAGTAGATTATGTAATTCCATACAACACCAAAACATTCCTTGATGCTTCCATTAGCAAAGTAATCTCTACTTTGGTAGAAGCTTTCATTCTTGTATTTATTGTAGTATTCCTATTCTTACAGGATTTCCGTTCTACTCTGATTCCTGCTATCGCTGTACCGGTAGCCATTATCGGAACGTTCTTCTTCCTGCAATTATTCGGATTCTCAATTAACATGTTGACCCTGTTTGCTATGATTCTCGCGATTGGTATTGTGGTCGATGATGCCATTGTCGTCGTGGAGGCGGTACACGCCAAACTCGACGAAGGAGCCAAGTCCGGGAAAGAAGCTACGCTGTCTGCGATGAGCGAAATCTCTGGTGCGATTGTTTCGATTACATTGGTAATGTCGGCGGTATTTATTCCGGTATCGTTCCTAAGCGGACCTTCGGGAGTATTCTACCAACAGTTTGCAATTACGTTGGCGATATCGATTTTGATTTCGGCAGTAAACGCGTTAACGTTGAGTCCGGCTTTGTGTGCCCTGTTCCTGAAACCGCATAAAGATTCAGACCATCATAAAAAGAACCTGAAAGACAGATTCTTCCTTGCCTTCAACACAGGCTTTAATAAGATGAACGAGAAATATACAGGCTCGTTGCGATTCCTGGTAAGAAAAAGATGGGTAACAGGAGTAGCTCTTTTGGTTTTCTGTGGTATTACTTATTTCCTGTTCCAGTCTACTCCGTCGGGATTTATTCCTAACGAAGACAGGGGAATCATCATGGCGGATTTGACACTGCCTCCTGGAACAACATTAGAAAAAACACAAAAAGCAGTAAATGAATTAGATTCTATTTTAGCCTCGATGGATATCGTTGAAGCCAGAATGAGCGTTGTAGGATTCAGTTTGTTGAACAACGTAAACGGTGGTTCTTATGCCTTTACGGTAATCAAACTGAAAGACTGGGCCTATCGTAAAGAGGCTAACCAGCAGGTTGATGCAGTAGTGGGAGAACTTTTTGGAAGAACAGCCCACTTTAAAGATGCAAGAGCCTTATTCTTTACACCTCCGAGTGTACAAGGTTTTGGTACTGCCGATGGTTTTGAATTCAAAATACAGGATAAAGGTGATGATGACTGGGCAACAGTTAGTAAAGTCAGCAACGAGTTCCTGGGTGAATTAATGAAAAGGCCGGAAATCCAGTATGCGATGACCAACTTTAACCCGAACTTCCCACAATACCAAATGGATATTAATGTGGAAAGGGCAAAAGATGCCGGAGTATCTATTTCGGATATCTTCAACACCATGCAGGGATATTACGGAGGATTGTATACAACAGATTTCAATAAATTCGGGAAGCAGTACCGTGTCATGATTCAGGCAAAACCGTCTGACAGGGCTACTGAAGAATCGATTAACAATATTTATGTCAGAAATGCCAATAACCAGCAGGTAGCAATCAGCCAGTTCATTGACTTCAAGAGAATTTACGGACCGGAAGCTGTAGCGAGATTTAACATGCTAAAAGCTGTAAACGTTAACGGAAAAGCGAAACCGGGTTACAGTTCAGGTGATGCGATTAAGGCAATTCAGGAAGTTGCAGCACAGCACTTGCCAAAAAGTTATACTTATGAATTTTCAGGTATGACCCGTGAAGAGATTTTGGCAGGATCACAGGCAGCAGGCGTATTCCTTTTGAGTTTGATATTTGTTTACTTCCTTTTGAGTGCGCAATATGAAAGTTATCTGGTGCCATTATCGGTATTGTTATCATTGCCTGTTGGTATTGCCGGAGCTATCGGATTTGTGAAGCTTGCCGGATTAGAAAACAACATCTACTTCCAGGTAGCACTAATCATGCTTATTGGTCTCCTCGCGAAGAATGCCATCCTGATTGTGGAATTCGCCATACAGAGACGACGCCACGGAATGGACCTGATGCAGGCGGCTATCGAAGGTGCAAAAGCGCGTCTTCGACCAATCTTAATGACTTCATTGGCCTTTATTTTTGGTCTGTTGCCATTAGCTCTTGCTTCCGGAGTTGGAGCAGTAGGTAACCGTTCTATTGGTATGGGAGCTGTTGGAGGAATGCTAATCGGAACCGTATTTGGAGTATTCGTAATTCCGGTATTGTTCGTAATCTTCCAATCATTGCAGGAAAGAATCTCAGGCAAGCCATTTGAAGAAAAAGAGTCTGATGTTATACTTTTAAACGAAGAATATGAAGAATAA
- a CDS encoding efflux transporter outer membrane subunit: MKNKIYKIGLLVFAAAVMQSCFVAKKYERPELKTEDLYRTEVVSADSTSLANVSWDKIFTDPILQDYIKKGLQNNLDIRIAMQNIAAAEATMKQGKAGYFPTLSGNADWTHQQLSKNSQLGAFLQDRSTDQYQLTGTLSWEADIWGKIRSNKRAANAAYLQSIAANQAVKTQLIASIASTYYQLLSLDAQIKVAEESLINRNESIETIIALKDAGNVNEVGVKQTEAQKYATEIIIADLKNNVIILENALNNLLGEGSKKIARGTFESQVMQPEITLGVPATLLRNRPDVIAAEYNLISTFEQTNVARSNFYPTLKVTATGGFQSIDLQQWFSANSFFSNVVTGLTQPIFNQRQIRTRFEVAKANQEKAYLQFEQSLLTAGKEVSDALAQYNNETAKITIREKQVDALKKAADYSDELLTYGLVNYLEVLTAKDNALNTELNLIDNKYRQYNAIIQLYRALGGGWQ, translated from the coding sequence ATGAAGAATAAGATATATAAAATAGGTTTGCTCGTTTTCGCTGCAGCCGTAATGCAATCTTGTTTCGTCGCAAAAAAATACGAAAGGCCGGAACTAAAAACAGAAGACCTTTACAGAACAGAGGTTGTTTCTGCGGATTCTACCTCGCTTGCGAATGTTTCATGGGATAAGATATTTACTGACCCTATCTTGCAGGACTATATCAAAAAAGGATTGCAGAACAATCTGGATATCCGTATTGCGATGCAGAATATTGCAGCCGCAGAAGCGACAATGAAACAAGGCAAAGCAGGTTACTTTCCAACACTTTCAGGAAATGCTGACTGGACACACCAGCAGCTTTCCAAAAACAGCCAGTTGGGAGCTTTCCTGCAGGACCGAAGCACAGACCAGTATCAGTTGACAGGAACACTTTCCTGGGAAGCGGATATCTGGGGCAAAATCAGAAGTAACAAGCGTGCGGCAAATGCGGCTTATCTGCAGTCAATAGCAGCCAATCAGGCGGTTAAGACACAGTTGATTGCCAGCATTGCTTCTACCTATTATCAATTGCTTTCTCTGGATGCCCAGATTAAGGTAGCTGAAGAATCGTTGATTAACAGAAATGAAAGTATCGAAACGATTATTGCGCTTAAAGATGCAGGAAATGTAAATGAAGTGGGTGTAAAACAGACCGAAGCACAGAAATATGCGACAGAAATCATTATTGCAGATTTAAAAAACAATGTAATCATCTTAGAAAATGCCCTGAATAATCTTTTGGGTGAAGGTTCTAAGAAAATTGCCAGAGGTACTTTCGAGTCTCAGGTAATGCAGCCGGAAATTACACTTGGCGTTCCGGCAACCCTGTTGAGAAACAGACCGGATGTTATTGCGGCAGAATACAACCTGATTTCTACTTTTGAGCAGACTAATGTTGCAAGAAGTAATTTCTATCCTACGCTAAAAGTAACGGCTACAGGCGGTTTCCAAAGTATCGATTTGCAACAATGGTTCAGTGCCAATTCGTTCTTTTCAAATGTGGTTACCGGATTAACACAGCCAATCTTTAACCAGAGACAAATCAGAACGCGTTTTGAAGTGGCAAAAGCCAACCAGGAAAAAGCCTATCTGCAATTTGAACAATCTCTGTTAACTGCAGGAAAAGAAGTTTCGGATGCTTTGGCGCAATACAACAACGAAACGGCTAAAATAACAATCCGCGAAAAGCAAGTTGACGCACTTAAAAAAGCGGCTGATTATTCAGACGAACTATTAACATATGGTTTGGTGAACTATTTGGAAGTATTGACAGCTAAAGACAATGCTTTGAATACGGAACTGAATCTGATTGACAATAAATACAGACAGTACAATGCCATTATCCAATTATACAGGGCCTTAGGTGGCGGATGGCAATAA
- a CDS encoding GNAT family N-acetyltransferase, producing the protein MKPEKYKKLDNPVWYSLSESHRDFAINYNNIKFYRPDYCPFGGFQSPDDISESIDSYSHLTDSFFVVGEKPLLSDKLLLKNELICAQMIVENKIDMEYKNTIVSLTSNNTKALFDLVNLVQPGYFKEKTALLGNYYGIFEKGELIAVTGERMKMDDFVEISAVVTHPEHTGKGLAKQLVAHTANAIIEQGKMPYLHVVESNEGAIKLYEKLDFITRRKISFWHIVKLR; encoded by the coding sequence ATGAAACCTGAAAAGTATAAAAAATTAGACAATCCTGTTTGGTATTCTTTATCAGAAAGCCATCGGGATTTTGCAATTAATTATAACAATATAAAGTTTTACCGTCCGGATTATTGCCCGTTTGGAGGTTTTCAAAGTCCAGATGATATTTCTGAAAGTATTGATTCTTATTCGCACCTGACAGATAGTTTTTTTGTTGTTGGTGAAAAACCGTTGTTGTCTGATAAACTGCTGCTAAAAAATGAGCTGATTTGCGCACAAATGATTGTTGAGAATAAAATAGATATGGAGTATAAAAATACTATTGTGTCATTGACCTCAAACAATACCAAAGCTTTATTTGACCTGGTTAATCTGGTACAGCCGGGTTATTTTAAAGAGAAAACAGCTTTACTGGGAAACTATTACGGAATCTTTGAAAAAGGAGAATTGATAGCCGTAACCGGAGAGCGGATGAAAATGGATGATTTTGTAGAAATCAGCGCTGTAGTCACACATCCTGAACATACCGGAAAAGGCCTGGCAAAACAGTTGGTTGCCCATACGGCTAATGCTATAATAGAACAGGGAAAGATGCCTTACCTTCATGTGGTTGAAAGCAATGAAGGTGCTATAAAATTATATGAAAAGCTGGATTTTATAACAAGACGAAAGATTAGTTTTTGGCATATTGTAAAATTAAGATAG